In the Oryza glaberrima chromosome 6, OglaRS2, whole genome shotgun sequence genome, one interval contains:
- the LOC127776053 gene encoding sterol carrier protein 2-like, with product MDGSSLKSAQLLEQMRLHMATDAGKDIAKKVGLVYQFNIAPKKIGVDEEIFVVDLKKGEVTKGPYEGKPDATFSFTDSDFLSIAMGKMNPQIAFIRGAIKIKGSISAAQKFTPDIFPKPSKL from the exons ATGGACGGCAGCAGCCTCAAGTCGGCGCAGCTCCTCGAGCAGATGCGCCTCCACATGGCCACCGACGCCGGCAAGGACATCGCCAAGAAGGTCGGCCTCGTCTACCAGTTCAACATCGCCCCCAAG AAAATCGGAGTCGACGAGGAGATCTTCGTCGTCGACCTCAAGAAGGGCGAGGTCACCAAAG GGCCGTACGAGGGGAAGCCAGATgcgaccttctccttcacggATTCTGATTTCCTCTCGATCGCCATGGGGAAGATGAACCCACAGATCGCGTTCATTCG AGGCGCGATAAAGATCAAGGGGAGCATAAGCGCGGCGCAGAAGTTCACCCCGGATATCTTCCCCAAGCCTTCCAAACTGTAG